From the Acidovorax sp. NCPPB 3576 genome, the window ATCAGGAAATCTGGGCGCTGGACAAAAGCGGAGCCGAGTGGACGAAGAACCGTGTCGAAGGCCTCGTTCCACTGGTACATCCGGATAACGACGATAACACCGCCGCCAGCTTAAGAACAAGACAACGCAATCCCGTGGCATGGGAGCAATTCGCAGAGGTGCAAGTCATCTCCGAAAAGTTCGCCAACAAAGCGCGCGATGCACTGTCGAACCTCCCGCACCAAGAACAGAGGGAGCTGGCATCCCAAATGATCCAAGACGCCTACGGAATGGAGCCGGGCACGTATGCACACCAATATGCGGTGGATTCTGTCGTTGCAACCGCACACCGCTTGGACTCCATGACCCGACCTCCGGTCGTGCCCCCGGAGAACTGAACCCACCAGGACACCACACCAGAAGGCGCCGTCCACACGGCGCCTTCTTTGGGTGTGCGTTAGCCCGCAGCCACCCGCCGCTTGAGCACCCCCAGCGCCAGCGCCGTCACCCCCGTGCCGGCGGCGATCGCCAGCGCGTACAGCACCACATGGTTGACCGCGTTCGGAATGGCCAGCACGAACACGCCGCCGTGCGGCGCCTGCAGGCCGATGTTCCACATCATCGACAGGCCGCCCGCCACGGCCGCGCCGGCCATGCAGGCGGGGATCACCCGCAGGGGGTCGCGCGCGACGAACGGGATGGCGCCTTCGGTGATGAAGGCCAGGCCCAGCACGGCGACGGCCTTGGAGGCCTCGCGCTCCTCGGCGCTGAAGCGGCTGCGGAACACCCAGCACGCCAGCGCAATGCCCAGCGGCGGCACCATGCCGGCGGCCATGGTGGCGGCCATGGGATTGGCCACGCCGCTGGCGATCAGCGTGGTGGAGAACACGTAGGCCGCCTTGTTGACCGGCCCGCCCATGTCGAAGGCCATCATCGCGCCGAGGATCACGCCCAGCAGCACGGCGCTGCCGGTCTGCAGGCCCTTGAGCCATTCGGTGAGCGCGGCCATCACGCCGGCCATGGGCTTGCCGATGACCATCATCATGAGCACGCCGACCACCAGCGTGCCCAGCAGCGGCAGCAGCAGCACGGGCTTCAACCCGTCGAGCGTGCGCGGCAGGCGGATGGCGCGGTTCATCCAGTGCACCGCGTAGCCCGCGATGAAGCCCGCGGCAATGGCGCCCAGGAAGCCTGCGCCCACGGTGCCCGCGAGCAGGCCGCCGATCATGCCCGGCGCGATGCCCGGCCGGTCGGCGATGGAGAACGCGATGTAGCCGCCAAGCGCCGGCAGCATGAGCGTGAAGCCCGCCTTGGCGCCGATCTGGAACAGTGTCCAGCCGAGCGTGCCCTGGTGCGCGTCGTCGTACACGTAGATGCCGCCCAGCGCGAAGGCCAGCGCGATCAGCAGCCCGCCCGCGACCACGAAGGGCAGCATGAACGACACGCCGGTCATCAGGTGCTTGTAGGGGCCGGTGCGCTCCGTGCTGCGGGCGGCAGCGCCGGCAGGCGCCGCCCCCGGCGTTGCGGCCGTGCCCGCTGCGGGCGCGTCGCCCCACACGGTGGCCTGCGCCGCCGCCTGGGCGAACACCGCGGCCGCATCGTGGATCGCGGCCTTGGTGCCGGTGGCATACAGCCGCTTGCCGGCGAAGCGGGCGCGGTCCACCTGCGTGTCGGCGGCGATCACGACCAGGTCGGCCCGGGCGATCTCGTCGGCCGTGAGGGTGTTCTGCGCGCCGACCGAGCCCTGAGTCTCGACCTTGATGGTGTGGCCCAGCGCCTGCGCGCCCTGCTCCAGCGCCTCGGCCGCCATGAAGGTGTGGGCCACGCCCGTGGGGCAGGAGGTGATGGCGACGATGCGAAGGGGGCGCGCCGCGTCGGCAATGGCCACCGCCGGCACCGCCGCGGCGGCCGGGGCCGGCACGCCGTGCGCCGCCACTGCCCCATCGCTTGCGCCGCCTGCGCCCGAGCGTGCCAGCGCGGCGCGCACGACTTCGGCCGCATCGGCCAGCACGGCGCCCGGCGTGGTTTCGTGCAGGCGTTCGGCAGGCAACCCGCTGCGGTCCACGTCCATGTCGGCCGCGATGATGACGGCATCGGCGCTGGAGAGTTCTTCGTCCGTCCAGCCGCCCTGGGCACCCAGGCTGCTGCGCACGCTCAGGGCGATGGGGTGGCCGAGCCGTTCGGCGGCGGCGCGCAGCGCCTCGCCGGTCATGAAGCTGTGCGCCGGGCCGGCCTGGCTGGCGGCGATGGCGATGAGGTGGGCCATGGGATGGGTCTCCGTGTGGGTTCTCGTTATGGGGGCCGGGGCCGGTCAGACCGGCTGCGGCGCGATGGCGGCGGCGATGGCATCCACCTCGGGGCGCGGCGGCAGGCCGGGCGCGATGCGCTGGATGCGCGCCGCGGCGCAGGCCATGCCGAACACGGCCGCACCCGGGAAAGTGCCGCCCTGCGCCAGCGCGGCCAGCGTGCCGGCCACCAGCGCGTCCCCCGCCCCCACCGTGGTGGCCACCGGCACGCGCGGCGCCTTTGCATGCCAGCGGCCCTGGGGCGTGGCGATCACCGCGCCGTCGCCACCGAGCGAGACGACGGCCTGCCGCACGCCGTAGCGCTGGCACAGGTCGGATGCGGCCTCGGCCACCTCCGCCAGCGTGGGCAGCGCGCGACCGGCCAGTTCTTCCAGTTCGGCCCGGTTGGGCTTGACGAGCGCCACCGGCACGGCCGGGCCCGCGGCCGGATCGGACAGGCGCTGCAGCAGTTGCCGCAGCACGTCGCCGCCCGTGTCGATCACGATGTGCGCGCCCTGGGCCGCGAGGGCGCGGGCCAGCCGCTCCCACACGCCCGTCGCCGCGCCGGGCGGCAGGCTGCCGGCCAGCTCGCACCAGTCGCCGTACTGCACCTGCTGCAGCAGCGTGGCCAGCAACTGGGCCTCGGCCTGCGCCAGCGCCTCGGGCGCCAGGGACAGGCCCGGCAGGTTGATGTCAGTCGAGTCGCCCCGTCCGGCATCGGCCAGCTTGATGTTGGTGCGGGTGCTGCCCGCCACCCGCACCATGGCGTCGGCAATGCCGCTGGCGGCGAAGGCGGTGGTGAACACGCCGTCGTTCTCGGCGCCCAGCCAGCCGCTGGCGGTCACCGGCACGCCCAGGGCCGCCAGCACCGCCGCCACGCCGATGCCCTTGCCGCCGGCCTCGGTCTGCTGCGCGAGCGCCCGGTGCACGGCGCCGGGCACCAGGGTGGGAATGCGCACGGTCTGGTCGATGGCCGGGTTGAGCGTGATGGTGAACACGCGGGCAGGCGCCGCCGCGCCGGCCAGAACTTCGGGCGTCATGGCGCGGCCTTTCCCGGCATGGCACATGCCGCATCAAAAACGGCCCCAGCACAATCAAAACTAGGGCATACAGCTATATTTTTAATAGCAAATCTCATGGTGCATCCCCTGCGTCGGCCACCGGGGCGGCCGGGCGCAGCGCGGCGCCCAGGGCGCGCACCTCGTCGGCGGTGTCCACGTCCAGCGCGCGGCGGGCGAGGTCCTGCAGTTCGGCCAGGGAATGGCGGCGCAGCAGCGCCTTGACGCTGCCGATGTCGCCGCTGCTCATGCTCAGCTCCTGCACGCCCAGGCCGGCCAGCAGCGCCGCGCCCAGCGGCTCGCCCGCCAGCCCGCCGCACACGCCCACCCAGCGCCCATGGGCCCGGGCGCCGGCAATGGTGCGTTCGATGAGCCGCAGCACCGAGGGGTGCAGGCTGTCGGCCATGCCGGCCAGCTCGGGGTGCTGCCGGTCCACCGCCAGCGCGTACTGCGTGAGGTCGTTGGTGCCGATGGAAAAGAAATCCACGTGCGCCGCCAGCCGGTCGGCCATCAGCGCGGCCGAGGGCACCTCGATCATGATGCCCACGGGCACTTGCGGCGCGTCCAGCTCGCGGCGCACCGCCTCCATGCGCTGGCGCAGCTGGTGCACCTCTTCCACCGTGCTGATCATCGGGAACATGACCGACAGCGGACCATGCCGCGCCGCGCGGTACAGCGCCCGCAGCTGCGGCACCAGCAGGTCGTCGCGGCGCAGGCACAGCCGGGCGCCGCGCAGGCCGAGAAACGGGTTGTCCTCCACCGGCAGGTCCAGGTGCGGCACCTGCTTGTCGCCGCCGATGTCCAGCGTGCGCACGATCAGCGGGCGGCCGTCCAGGGCCTCGACCATGGCGCGATAGACGGCGTACTGGTCGTCCTCGTCGGGCACCGCGTCGCGCTCCAGGAACAAAAATTCGGTGCGCATCA encodes:
- a CDS encoding 1-phosphofructokinase family hexose kinase; translated protein: MTPEVLAGAAAPARVFTITLNPAIDQTVRIPTLVPGAVHRALAQQTEAGGKGIGVAAVLAALGVPVTASGWLGAENDGVFTTAFAASGIADAMVRVAGSTRTNIKLADAGRGDSTDINLPGLSLAPEALAQAEAQLLATLLQQVQYGDWCELAGSLPPGAATGVWERLARALAAQGAHIVIDTGGDVLRQLLQRLSDPAAGPAVPVALVKPNRAELEELAGRALPTLAEVAEAASDLCQRYGVRQAVVSLGGDGAVIATPQGRWHAKAPRVPVATTVGAGDALVAGTLAALAQGGTFPGAAVFGMACAAARIQRIAPGLPPRPEVDAIAAAIAPQPV
- a CDS encoding PTS fructose-like transporter subunit IIB, whose product is MAHLIAIAASQAGPAHSFMTGEALRAAAERLGHPIALSVRSSLGAQGGWTDEELSSADAVIIAADMDVDRSGLPAERLHETTPGAVLADAAEVVRAALARSGAGGASDGAVAAHGVPAPAAAAVPAVAIADAARPLRIVAITSCPTGVAHTFMAAEALEQGAQALGHTIKVETQGSVGAQNTLTADEIARADLVVIAADTQVDRARFAGKRLYATGTKAAIHDAAAVFAQAAAQATVWGDAPAAGTAATPGAAPAGAAARSTERTGPYKHLMTGVSFMLPFVVAGGLLIALAFALGGIYVYDDAHQGTLGWTLFQIGAKAGFTLMLPALGGYIAFSIADRPGIAPGMIGGLLAGTVGAGFLGAIAAGFIAGYAVHWMNRAIRLPRTLDGLKPVLLLPLLGTLVVGVLMMMVIGKPMAGVMAALTEWLKGLQTGSAVLLGVILGAMMAFDMGGPVNKAAYVFSTTLIASGVANPMAATMAAGMVPPLGIALACWVFRSRFSAEEREASKAVAVLGLAFITEGAIPFVARDPLRVIPACMAGAAVAGGLSMMWNIGLQAPHGGVFVLAIPNAVNHVVLYALAIAAGTGVTALALGVLKRRVAAG